Proteins encoded by one window of Lactobacillus paragasseri:
- a CDS encoding cell division protein FtsQ/DivIB: MTKKKDKITKKDPKKELSGWIDYKNKVNNNEKKRVSASLTKLQAERRHALLTRLGFIILFSLCCILALGYYVSPKANVASVQVKGAPELNSKQVVKTANISPGNKIVFCLLKGKEYSKQLSDAFPEIEKVQVSVQNTNHLILTIKERPIIGYIHEGIGYRKILATGKVGSQVIDKNKIDKNKPLFIGYNQKVSLSEDIKVYASLPQHIRDQVKMLSGETRRPTQIVLVMKDNNIVIGNLSTIKSKIQYYDKIKSQLKEPSVIDFEIGAYSRPLTQAEKVKLGLT; encoded by the coding sequence GTGACCAAAAAGAAAGATAAAATAACCAAGAAAGATCCTAAAAAAGAATTATCGGGATGGATTGATTATAAAAATAAAGTTAATAATAATGAGAAAAAACGGGTCTCTGCCTCACTAACTAAATTGCAGGCTGAACGACGACATGCTTTGTTAACACGCTTGGGATTTATAATTCTTTTTTCATTATGCTGTATTTTGGCCTTGGGCTATTATGTATCTCCAAAAGCTAATGTAGCAAGTGTTCAGGTGAAGGGTGCACCCGAGTTAAATAGTAAGCAGGTAGTTAAAACTGCAAATATTTCTCCTGGAAATAAGATTGTATTTTGTTTACTAAAAGGAAAAGAATACAGTAAGCAATTGTCGGATGCTTTTCCTGAAATAGAAAAAGTACAGGTGAGTGTACAGAATACTAATCATTTAATTCTAACTATTAAAGAACGTCCAATTATTGGTTATATCCATGAAGGGATAGGTTATCGAAAAATTTTGGCTACAGGAAAAGTGGGTAGTCAGGTGATTGATAAAAACAAAATTGATAAAAATAAACCTTTATTTATTGGATATAATCAGAAAGTTTCTCTTAGCGAAGATATTAAGGTTTATGCCAGTCTCCCACAACATATTCGCGATCAGGTAAAGATGCTGAGTGGTGAAACGCGCAGACCGACACAGATCGTTTTAGTAATGAAAGATAATAATATAGTTATTGGAAATCTTTCAACAATTAAAAGCAAGATACAGTACTATGACAAAATCAAGAGTCAGCTTAAAGAACCGTCAGTAATTGACTTTGAAATTGGCGCTTATAGCAGGCCGCTAACACAAGCAGAAAAAGTAAAATTAGGGCTGACTTGA
- the murG gene encoding undecaprenyldiphospho-muramoylpentapeptide beta-N-acetylglucosaminyltransferase: protein MRVIFSGGGTGGHIYPIMALIERLKERKLVTNDEILFVGTDRGLESKIVPAAGVPFRTLKIKGFDRKHPLKNFETIELFIKATKEAKQIIKDFKPDVVVGTGGYVSGAIVYEAAKMHVPTIIHESNSVVGLANKFLAHYVDKICYTFDDAAKQFSEKKKLVKTGNPRSQQVLGLNKENVDIAKKWDLNPNMPTVLIFGGSRGALAINQIVEKSLPELETKPYQVIWATGQLYYGDVKKKLAGKKISSNVKIVPYIDNMPGLLPQMTCVVARSGATSLAEFTALGVPVILIPSPNVTHNHQMKNAMDMEKAGAALVIAEDDLNPNNFVSSIDHILLDTNYAKQMSEASKRLGVPDASDQVISVMEGLIKNK, encoded by the coding sequence ATGAGAGTAATTTTTTCTGGTGGCGGAACTGGTGGCCACATTTATCCAATTATGGCGTTAATCGAGCGTTTGAAAGAACGTAAGTTAGTTACAAACGATGAGATCTTATTTGTCGGAACTGATCGTGGATTAGAGTCTAAGATCGTTCCCGCAGCTGGAGTTCCTTTTAGAACATTAAAAATCAAAGGATTTGATCGTAAACATCCTTTAAAGAACTTTGAGACAATTGAGCTCTTCATTAAAGCTACTAAAGAAGCCAAACAAATTATCAAGGATTTCAAACCTGATGTAGTAGTCGGAACTGGTGGGTACGTTTCAGGTGCGATTGTTTATGAAGCAGCCAAAATGCATGTACCAACAATTATTCATGAATCTAATTCTGTTGTTGGATTAGCTAATAAATTCTTAGCGCATTATGTCGATAAAATTTGTTACACATTTGATGATGCTGCAAAGCAGTTTTCAGAAAAAAAGAAACTTGTTAAAACAGGAAATCCACGCTCTCAGCAAGTTCTGGGACTAAACAAAGAAAACGTTGATATTGCTAAAAAGTGGGACTTAAATCCTAACATGCCAACTGTTCTGATCTTTGGTGGTTCTCGTGGCGCTTTGGCAATTAATCAAATCGTTGAAAAATCTCTTCCAGAACTTGAAACAAAGCCATATCAAGTTATTTGGGCTACTGGGCAACTATATTATGGTGACGTCAAAAAGAAATTGGCTGGCAAGAAAATTAGCTCAAACGTGAAAATTGTACCTTATATTGATAATATGCCAGGTTTATTACCACAAATGACTTGTGTTGTAGCAAGATCAGGTGCAACTAGTTTGGCCGAATTTACTGCACTTGGAGTTCCTGTAATTTTGATTCCTAGTCCTAATGTAACTCATAATCATCAAATGAAGAATGCGATGGATATGGAAAAAGCAGGCGCTGCTCTAGTGATTGCAGAAGATGATTTGAATCCAAATAATTTTGTATCGTCGATTGATCATATTCTGCTGGATACAAATTATGCTAAACAGATGAGTGAAGCATCAAAGAGATTAGGTGTACCGGATGCATCCGATCAAGTAATTTCAGTAATGGAAGGTTTAATTAAAAACAAATAA
- the murD gene encoding UDP-N-acetylmuramoyl-L-alanine--D-glutamate ligase, producing the protein MKKIKTYENKNILILGLGKSGFSVAKLLLKLGAKLTLNDKKDLSNDDRAAELDKLGVRVISGHHPVEIFDKEKFDYLVKNPGIPYENPMVEKALKLNIPVITEPEIALNVSEAPYVCVTGSNGKTTTVMLTQRIMDHHLSKNGGHAYAVGNIGVPISEVVEKATNKDLLVVEMSSFQLLGVTDIKPKVAAIVDIYNNVHLDYHKTFDNYVEAKLRITQSQDQNDYFIANFDQKNILDRELKKTKAKVQTFSETDKTADYFIGDEYLESKDDHQIMKISDIKIPGIHNQQNCLVAIAISKLMGADDSDIQYALSTFTGATHRLQYVMTYNDRKIYNDSKSTNIEAATVAIPSFKEPEVLIAGGLDRGFMFDSLVPLFKKHVKSIVLYGETKYLLADAARKAGIKDIVIVNTLQEAVPRAYELSEAGDVILFSPACASWDQFNTFEERGDFFVKFIKELKTK; encoded by the coding sequence ATGAAAAAAATAAAAACATATGAAAATAAAAATATTTTAATTTTAGGTTTAGGAAAGAGTGGCTTTTCAGTAGCTAAACTTCTTTTAAAGCTAGGTGCTAAACTTACCTTAAATGATAAAAAGGACTTATCTAATGATGACCGCGCAGCCGAATTAGATAAATTAGGTGTTCGAGTTATTTCGGGACATCATCCAGTAGAGATTTTTGATAAGGAAAAATTCGACTATCTTGTTAAAAACCCCGGCATTCCTTATGAAAATCCAATGGTTGAAAAAGCGCTAAAACTAAACATTCCAGTTATCACTGAACCAGAGATTGCACTTAATGTAAGTGAAGCTCCATATGTTTGTGTTACTGGTTCAAATGGTAAAACGACTACTGTCATGCTCACACAAAGGATTATGGATCATCATTTATCTAAAAATGGTGGCCACGCTTATGCAGTTGGTAATATTGGTGTGCCAATTTCAGAAGTTGTCGAAAAAGCTACAAATAAAGATTTACTTGTAGTAGAAATGTCTAGCTTCCAATTGCTTGGTGTAACAGATATTAAGCCTAAAGTAGCAGCAATTGTAGATATTTACAACAATGTTCATCTTGATTACCATAAGACCTTTGATAATTATGTTGAAGCTAAACTAAGAATTACTCAATCACAAGATCAAAACGATTATTTTATTGCTAACTTTGATCAAAAGAATATTTTAGACAGAGAATTAAAGAAAACTAAAGCTAAAGTCCAAACATTTTCTGAAACAGATAAGACAGCAGATTATTTTATTGGTGATGAATATCTTGAAAGTAAAGATGATCATCAAATTATGAAGATCAGCGATATTAAGATCCCAGGTATTCATAACCAACAAAATTGCCTAGTAGCAATTGCTATTTCTAAATTGATGGGTGCAGACGATAGTGATATTCAATATGCATTAAGTACTTTTACTGGTGCTACACACCGTCTGCAATATGTAATGACTTACAATGATCGTAAGATTTATAATGATTCAAAATCAACTAATATTGAAGCAGCTACAGTAGCTATTCCTTCGTTTAAAGAACCAGAAGTTTTAATTGCTGGTGGATTAGATCGTGGCTTTATGTTTGATTCTCTTGTCCCACTATTTAAAAAACATGTAAAATCAATTGTGCTTTATGGTGAAACTAAATATCTTTTAGCTGATGCTGCTCGTAAAGCTGGCATTAAAGATATTGTTATTGTTAATACTTTACAAGAAGCTGTTCCACGTGCATATGAACTGAGTGAAGCAGGAGATGTTATTTTGTTCTCACCAGCATGTGCTTCTTGGGATCAATTTAATACTTTTGAAGAACGTGGAGACTTTTTTGTAAAATTTATTAAGGAATTAAAGACTAAGTAA
- the mraY gene encoding phospho-N-acetylmuramoyl-pentapeptide-transferase produces MQFSLIPFISSFALTVIFLPLFIGFMRMKHEGQVIRDEGPKWHEKKSGTPTMGGVVFMLASVISTLWVLIWQKDLNKTTWILIIAFLGYGIIGFLDDGIKLYFKRNLGLKAWQKLLGQIIIAALIIALAFSDHFAFELYIPFAGMVRNSFLFSLFVLFWLVGFSNAVNLSDGLDGLATGLSIIAYATYAWIAYQERNWVIVAFTLSVIGGLVGFFIFNHKPAKIFMGDAGSLALGGGLATVSIFLHRPWSLLLIGIVFVLETLSVILQVISFQTTGKRIFKMTPIHHHFEMLGWSEWKVDIVFWIVGLIGSIIYLIIWG; encoded by the coding sequence ATGCAGTTTTCTTTGATACCGTTCATTAGTAGTTTTGCTCTTACGGTTATCTTCTTACCGTTGTTTATTGGCTTTATGCGAATGAAACATGAAGGCCAAGTGATTAGAGATGAAGGGCCAAAATGGCATGAGAAAAAATCTGGTACCCCAACTATGGGTGGAGTTGTCTTCATGCTTGCCAGTGTTATTTCCACCTTATGGGTTTTAATTTGGCAGAAAGATTTAAATAAGACTACTTGGATTTTAATTATCGCTTTTTTAGGCTATGGAATTATTGGTTTCTTAGATGATGGAATTAAGTTATATTTCAAACGTAATTTAGGATTAAAAGCTTGGCAGAAATTGTTAGGTCAAATTATCATTGCTGCTTTGATTATTGCCCTAGCATTTAGCGATCATTTTGCCTTTGAATTATATATTCCATTTGCAGGAATGGTAAGAAATTCTTTTTTATTCAGTTTATTTGTACTTTTCTGGTTAGTTGGATTTTCAAATGCAGTTAATTTATCCGACGGCTTAGATGGTTTAGCAACTGGTTTATCTATTATTGCTTACGCAACTTATGCCTGGATTGCCTACCAAGAAAGAAATTGGGTAATTGTTGCATTTACTTTAAGTGTAATTGGTGGTTTAGTTGGTTTCTTTATTTTTAACCACAAACCAGCTAAAATTTTCATGGGGGATGCAGGTTCCTTAGCTCTTGGCGGAGGATTAGCAACCGTATCAATTTTCCTTCATCGGCCATGGTCATTACTTTTAATCGGAATTGTATTTGTTTTAGAAACACTCAGCGTTATTTTGCAAGTCATTTCTTTCCAAACTACTGGAAAAAGAATTTTCAAGATGACACCGATCCATCACCATTTTGAAATGCTTGGCTGGTCTGAATGGAAAGTTGATATTGTATTTTGGATTGTTGGTTTAATTGGAAGTATTATTTATTTAATTATCTGGGGTTAA